In Aspergillus luchuensis IFO 4308 DNA, chromosome 1, nearly complete sequence, the following are encoded in one genomic region:
- the HYR1 gene encoding glutathione peroxidase (COG:O;~EggNog:ENOG410PN5P;~InterPro:IPR029759,IPR000889,IPR036249,IPR029760;~PFAM:PF00255;~go_function: GO:0004602 - glutathione peroxidase activity [Evidence IEA];~go_process: GO:0006979 - response to oxidative stress [Evidence IEA];~go_process: GO:0055114 - oxidation-reduction process [Evidence IEA]) — protein sequence MRLSSIIPFTDLSSSRSRLTSSTTYLLAHSLVPVRFIRTTAPTGPYHLATSPRSSHRNIYPLQRIHSPPPLSSSSPRLLSTMSSATTFYDFEPVDKKGSPFPLTDLKGKVVLVVNTASKCGFTPQFQGLEKLYQDIKSKHPEDFTIIGFPCNQFGSQDPGTDDEIQSFCQINYGVTFPVLGKLDVNGDKAAPVWTWMKEQQPGLLGLKRIKWNFEKFLISADGKVVGRWASLTKPESLEEPILKEIEKAKKEGTLASLKKEEATA from the exons ATGCGTTTGTCATCGATCATCCCATTCACTGATTTATCATCCTCAAGGTCGAGACTCACCTCATCAACTACATATCTACTTGCGCATTCCCTGGTACCAGTCCGATTTATCAGAACTACTGCTCCTACTGGTCCATATCACCTTGCGACATCACCGCGATCAAGCCACCGGAACATTTATCCTCTCCAGCGCATTcactctccaccaccccttTCGTCAAGTTCACCAAGACTACTATCAACCATGTCTTCTGCGACTACCTTCTACGACTTTGAGCCTGTCGACA AAAAGGgctcccctttccccctcaccGACCTCAAAGGCAAAGTCGTCCTTGTCGTCAACACCGCCTCCAAGTGCGGCTTCACGCCTCAGTTCCAAGGCCTGGAGAAGCTCTACCAGGACATCAAATCTAAGCACCCGGAAgacttcaccatcatcggaTTCCCCTGCAACCAGTTCGGAAGCCAGGACCCCGGAACCGACGACGAGATTCAGTCGTTCTGCCAGATCAACTACGGAGTGACATTCCCTGTGCTGGGCAAGTTGGACGTGAATGGCGACAAGGCCGCGCCGGTGTGGACATGGatgaaggagcagcagcccgGTCTGTTGGGTCTGAAGCGCATCAAGTGGAACTTTGAGAAGTTCCTGATTTCGGCTGATGGAAAGGTTGTGGGTCGCTGGGCTAGTTTGACCAAGCCCGAGTCGTTGGAGGAGCCGATTctgaaggagattgagaaggcgaagaaggagggCACGTTGGCTtcgttgaagaaggaggaggcgacGGCTTGA
- a CDS encoding HD domain-containing protein (COG:S;~EggNog:ENOG410PY4I;~InterPro:IPR006675,IPR006674,IPR003607;~PFAM:PF01966) → MIPQTPLEKATYLVTSLEKYGQGDYIGESISQLEHCLQAAHQAQNSGASPELILAALLHDIGQIIPLSSTKEVRMNLKSNNDNESTENVGRMGHETIGADYLRSLGFSEKVCRLVESHVPAKRYLTATDKAYYETLSSASKKSLEFQGGPFKGAELEAFERDPLRDEMVKLRLWDDAAKVQGIEESTPRAGEYRDLIRVHLEGVLLG, encoded by the exons ATGATCCCCCAAACACCCCTCGAAAAAGCCACCTACCTCGTAACCTCCCTTGAAAAGTACGGACAAGGCGACTACATCGGCGAATCCATCAGCCAGCTCGAACACTGTCTACAAGCCGCGCACCAAGCCCAGAATTCAG GCGCATCCCCCGAACTAATCCTCGCCGCCCTCCTCCACGACATCGGCCAAATCATCCCCCTCTCATCCACGAAGGAAGTCCGGATGAACCTGAAATCCAACAACGATAACGAAAGTACCGAGAATGTCGGCCGCATGGGCCACGAGACTATCGGAGCGGATTACCTTCGTTCACTGGGTTTCAGTGAGAAGGTTTGTCGGTTAGTCGAGAGTCATGTTCCTGCGAAGCG ATATCTCACCGCCACAGACAAAGCATACTACGAGACATTATCATCCGCATCGAAGAAATCACTCGAGTTCCAAGGCGGGCCATTCAAGGGCGCGGAGTTGGAGGCCTTCGAGAGGGATCCGTTGCGCGATGAGATGGTCAAGTTGAGGCTTTGGGATGATGCGGCGAAGGTGCAGGGGATTGAGGAGAGTACGCCGAGGGCGGGGGAGTATCGGGATTTGATTCGGGTGCATTTGGAGGGGGTTTTGTTAGGGTAG
- the DIB1 gene encoding DIM1 family thioredoxin-like protein (BUSCO:EOG0926506U;~COG:A;~EggNog:ENOG410PMYK;~InterPro:IPR036249,IPR004123;~PFAM:PF02966;~go_component: GO:0046540 - U4/U6 x U5 tri-snRNP complex [Evidence IEA];~go_process: GO:0000398 - mRNA splicing, via spliceosome [Evidence IEA]), translated as MGSVVLPHLRTAWHVDQAILSEEDRLVVIRFGRDHDVDCMRQDEVLFKIAERVKNFAVIYLCDIDEVPEFNTMYELFDPMTIMFFYRNKHMMCDFGTGNNNKLNWVLEDKQEMIDIIETIYKGAKKGRGLVVSPKDYSTRYRY; from the exons ATGGGTTCCGTCGTTCTCCCGCATCTGCGTACGGCCTGGCACGTCGACCAGGCTATTCTCTCCGAGGAGGACAGACTTGTG GTCATCCGATTCGGTCGCGATCACGATGTTGACT GCATGCGTCAGGACGAAGTCCTTTTCAAGATCGCCGAACGAGTGAAGA ACTTCGCTGTCATCTACCTCTGCGACATCGACGAGGTACCCGAGTTCAACACGATGTACGAACTCTTTGACCCAATGACCATCATGTTCTTCTACCGGAATAAACACATGATGTGTGATTTTGGCACGGGTAACAACAACAAGTTGAACTGGGTGCTTGAAGACAAGCAGGAGATGATCGATATCATTGAGACCATTTACAAGGGTGCGAAGAAGGGACGTGGTCTGGTTGTTAGTCCGAAGG ATTACTCGACCAGGTACCGCTACTGA
- a CDS encoding translin (COG:S;~EggNog:ENOG410PJDZ;~InterPro:IPR033956,IPR002848,IPR016069,IPR016068, IPR036081;~PFAM:PF01997;~go_function: GO:0003697 - single-stranded DNA binding [Evidence IEA];~go_function: GO:0003723 - RNA binding [Evidence IEA];~go_function: GO:0043565 - sequence-specific DNA binding [Evidence IEA];~go_process: GO:0016070 - RNA metabolic process [Evidence IEA]): protein MIDHNIFEDLQAKIDEEAAVRDELHDIVQTLARKGRSTQAILSRAHSTPTDQLKPVLDDATKEIIAQRDEVSRLKTVADKHPFYKYNGVWTRELQNLVSSIELCAWLGGLEEYKTNSSSSFLTIEEVGKFLGVPVNLKEQDAFHLTIEEYLLALISMVEELARLAVNSVTLGDYTRPVQIGNFIKDLFAGFQLLNLKNDILRKRSDGIKYSVKKVEDVVYDLSLRNLIPKGSAAA, encoded by the exons ATGATCGATCACAATATCTTCGAAGACCTGCAGGCCAAGAttgacgaggaggctgcAGTCCGCGAT GAACTTCATGATATTGTGCAGACGCTGGCTAGGAAGG GAAGATCAACCCAGGCTATTCTGTCGCGGGCTCATTCTACACCCACTGATCAGT TGAAACCTGTCCTCGATGACGCAACTAAGGAGATCATCGCCCAGAGGGATGAAGTATCTCGGTTGAAGACCGTGGCAGACAAGCACCCGTTTTACAAGTACAATGGGGTGTGGACGCGCGAGTTGCAGAACCTT GTCTCATCCATCGAGCTCTGCGCTTGGCTAGGCGGACTGGAAGAGTACAAGACGAACAGCTCTTCTTCGTTCCTCACGATTGAAGAGGTTGGGAAGTTCCTGGGTG TCCCCGTGAATCTCAAAGAACAGGATGCCTTCCATCTCACAATTGAGGAGTATCTGCTTGCGCTGATTTCTATGGTTGAGGAGTTG GCCCGCCTGGCTGTCAACTCGGTCACTCTCGGTGATTACACCCGGCCGGTGCAGATTGGCAATTTCATCAAGGATCTGTTTGCGGGATTCCAGTTGTTGAATCTGAAGAATGATATTCTGCGGAAGAGGAGTGATGGGATTAAATACAGT GtcaagaaggtggaggatgtggttTACGATCTCTCTTTGCGCAATTTGATCCCCAAGGGTAGCGCTGCAGCATGA
- the cdcA gene encoding phosphoprotein phosphatase CDC14 (BUSCO:EOG09262E7I;~COG:V;~EggNog:ENOG410PHH0;~InterPro:IPR029021,IPR026070,IPR003595,IPR020422, IPR029260,IPR016130,IPR000387,IPR000340;~PFAM:PF14671,PF00782;~go_function: GO:0004721 - phosphoprotein phosphatase activity [Evidence IEA];~go_function: GO:0004725 - protein tyrosine phosphatase activity [Evidence IEA];~go_function: GO:0008138 - protein tyrosine/serine/threonine phosphatase activity [Evidence IEA];~go_function: GO:0016791 - phosphatase activity [Evidence IEA];~go_process: GO:0006470 - protein dephosphorylation [Evidence IEA];~go_process: GO:0007096 - regulation of exit from mitosis [Evidence IEA];~go_process: GO:0016311 - dephosphorylation [Evidence IEA]) — translation MATNSGYGQVIEYIQDRLYLASYDNPPDARTPFPYPLEQPRSPSKRSARAQPSTPSKKRSPVYFTVDDVLLYNSFHADFGPLHIGHLYRFAVQFHEILGEPENRDRAVVFYSKTDARSRANAACLVACYMVLIQAWPPHLALAPIAQADPPYMPFRDAGYSQADFILNTQDVVYGVWKAKEQSLCSLRDFSLEEYEKFERVDMGDFNWITPQFLAFASPQHQPIAPIPQNTPEFAALPSTVSEVLSSKLPLPFKNVLAHFSSRNIGLVVRLNSELYSPSYFTALGITHVDMIFEDGTCPPLPLVRCFIKMAHETISKKKGIAVHCKAGLGRTGCLIGAYLIYRYGFTANEIIAFMRFMRPGMVVGPQQHWLHLNQGSFREWWYEDSMKEKLAQMQAAPITPGRPSTRQRANGPVATPPNNGHSKRAALGEIDHNEGAGAPAEEYLPAPTPGQPRKSHRKDSRHHPYARTTSGSLVVDKDGNKNSEQTSHRHHRLSNDSSESEEEIQLRMLAKRSSRSPVASPSQRSVSYSATVTASYTLNDDDRENWGDAAAYAAPKTPVSTKSGSGAIAVTKVRTSPRRATDTRSETKVRKASGRVGSAGSPTRVK, via the exons ATGGCTACCAACAGTGGTTATGGGCAAGTGATTGAATATATTCAAG ATCGTCTCTACCTCGCCTCCTACGATAACCCTCCCGATGCACGAACCCCATTTCCTTATCCCCTAGAGCAGCCGAGATCACCGTCCAAGCGCTCTGCGAGGGCTCAGCCTAGCACTCCTAGCAAGAAGCGCAGTCCCGTCTATTTCACAGTAGATGATGTCTTATTGTACAACTCATTCCATGCCGATTTCGGCCCTCTACACATCGGTCACTTGTATCGGTTCGCGGTCCAGTTCCACGAGATTCTTGGGGAGCCTGAAAACCGTGATCGTGCAGTGGTGTTCTACTCTAAGACGGATGCACGAAGCCGTGCTAATGCTGCTTGCCTGGTTGCCTGCTACATGGTCCTGATCCAGGCCTGGCCCCCGCACCTCGCTCTGGCACCAATTGCGCAAGCCGATCCCCCGTACATGCCATTCCGTGACGCAGGCTATAGTCAGGCAGATTTCATCCTAAATACCCAGGATGTCGTCTATGGCGTGTGGAAAGCTAAGGAGCAGTCGCTCTGTAGCCTCAGGGACTTTAGTCTTGAAGA ATACGAAAAGTTTGAGCGTGTTGACATGGGTGATTTCAACTGGATCACCCCGCAGTTCCTCGCTTTCGCCTCGCCGCAACACCAACCGATTGCGCCAATCCCTCAAAACACGCCCGAGTTCGCAGCGCTTCCATCCACCGTCTCTGAAGTCCTTTCTTCAAAGCTACCTCTTCCTTTCAAAAACGTTCTGGCGCACTTTTCATCCCGTAACATCGGCCTTGTTGTGAGACTGAACTCCGAGTTGTACTCTCCCTCCTACTTCACGGCTCTGGGCATCACCCATGTGGATATGATCTTTGAAGACGGAACCTGCCCTCCCCTGCCACTTGTCCGTTGCTTCATCAAAATGGCACACGAGACGATCtctaagaagaagggcattGCTGTTCACTGCAAGGCCGGTCTGGGACGGACTGGATGCTTAATCGGCGCGTACCTCATCTACAGATACGGATTTACTGCCAACGAGATCATTGCTTTCATGAGATTCATGCGACCGGGCATGGTAGTCGGTCCTCAACAGCACTGGCTACACCTCAACCAGGGCTCTTTCCGCGAGTGGTGGTACGAGGACtcgatgaaggagaagctggcTCAGATGCAGGCTGCTCCCATCACCCCTGGACGGCCATCTACCAGACAGCGGGCCAACGGACCTGTCGCCACGCCGCCGAACAACGGCCATTCTAAGCGTGCTGCTCTTGGCGAGATCGACCACAACGAAGGAGCTGGGGCCCCGGCGGAAGAGTACCTCCCCGCACCCACTCCTGGACAGCCTCGCAAGTCACACAGAAAAGACTCCCGCCATCACCCCTATGCCCGTACCACATCTGGAAGCTTGGTTGTCGACAAGGATGGCAATAAGAATTCCGAACAGACCAGCCACAGACACCACCGTCTCAGCAACGACAGCAGCGAGAGTGAAGAGGAGATCCAATTGCGTATGTTGGCGAAGCGTTCCTCCAGATCCCCTGTCGCATCCCCCAGTCAGCGGTCCGTCAGTTACTCTGCTACGGTAACTGCTAGCTACACCCTGAATGACGATGATCGAGAGAATTGGGGCGATGCTGCCGCGTATGCAGCACCGAAGACTCCTGTCAGCACCAAGAGTGGCAGTGGAGCGATCGCAGTAACAAAGGTTCGGACGAGCCCCAGGCGTGCAACAGACACGAGGAGTGAGACGAAGGTTCGGAAGGCTAGCGGCCGCGTTGGCAGTGCTGGAAGTCCCACGCGGGTGAAATAA
- the RPL22 gene encoding 60S ribosomal protein eL22 (COG:J;~EggNog:ENOG410PQSK;~InterPro:IPR002671,IPR038526;~PFAM:PF01776;~go_component: GO:0005840 - ribosome [Evidence IEA];~go_function: GO:0003735 - structural constituent of ribosome [Evidence IEA];~go_process: GO:0006412 - translation [Evidence IEA]), with translation MAPVAARGRKAQKVTKKYVINASQPVSDKIFDLSAFEKFLHDRIKVEGRVGNLGDKVVISQVGDGKVEVVAHIPFSGRYLKYLYVPLTSLK, from the exons ATGGCCCCCGTTGCT GCCCGTGGTCGCAAGGCCCAGAAGGTCACCAAGAAG TATGTCATCAACGCTTCTCAGCCCGTGAGCGACAAGATCTTCGACCTCTCTGCTTTCGAGAAGTTCCTCCACGACCGCATCAAGGTCGAGGGCCGTGTCGGCAACCTCGGTGACAAGGTCGTCATCTCCCAGGTTGGTGACGGCAAGGTCGAGGTTGTTGCTCACATCCCCTTCTCTGGCCGCTACCTGAAGTACCTGTATGTTCCTCTCACCTCCTTGAAATAG
- a CDS encoding uncharacterized protein (COG:S;~EggNog:ENOG410Q5MY;~SECRETED:SignalP(1-17)) has protein sequence MKFTGIAALALAGSVSAAAIPVVDTTVQSTLSQLTGVLGKVDNVVGGLVGCATTDLTDLKDELSTIEGKLTQLLPSNKRDLTGTVGGVATPVVGIAGDAAGTVKGVASGAVNTVGNVAGGAVNTVEGVASPVVKTVGGVASPVVKTVGGAVDSVASPVVNAAGGAVGTVKGAASGVVSGAVNLKRDITDLSGLSETLVAKIQSGDLTAGALEKVLDLLSQNGGLANLQSVLSLV, from the exons ATGAAGTTCACTGGAATTGCTGCTCTTGCCCTCGCTGGCAGTGTCTCTGCCGCCGCTATCCCGGTTGTGGATACTACCGTCCAGTCCACTCTTAGCCAGCTGACCGGCGTTCTCGGAAAAGTCGACAATGTTGTCGGTGGCCTTGTTGGCTGCGCTACCACCGACCTCACTGATCTGAAAGACG AACTTTCCACCATCGAAGGCAAGCTGACCCAGCTGCTCCCTTCCAACAAGCGTGACCTTACCGGCACTGTCGGTGGCGTTGCTACGCCTGTGGTCGGAATCGCTGGTGATGCCGCTGGCACCGTTAAGGGTGTTGCTAGCGGTGCTGTTAACACTGTTGGAAACGTTGCTGGTGGAGCCGTCAACACTGTCGAAGGTGTTGCTTCTCCTGTTGTCAAGACCGTTGGTGGCGTTGCTTCTCCTGTTGTCAAGACAGTTGGTGGTGCTGTCGACTCGGTCGCCTCCCCTGTTGTCAACGCGGCTGGTGGAGCCGTCGGCACTGTCAAGGGAGCAGCCAGCGGTGTTGTCTCTGGTG CTGTTAACCTGAAGCGCGACATCACTGACCTTTCTGGTCTTTCTGAGACCCTTGTCGCCAAGATCCAGAGCG GTGACCTGACCGCCGGCGCTCTTGAGAAGGTCCTGGACCTCCTCAGCCAGAACG GAGGTCTTGCCAACCTTCAATCCGTCCTTTCCCTTGTGTAA
- a CDS encoding uncharacterized protein (COG:P;~EggNog:ENOG410PGDX;~InterPro:IPR005829,IPR005828,IPR020846,IPR036259;~PFAM:PF07690;~TransMembrane:11 (o90-109i116-137o143-164i185-209o221-241i267-289o309-329i341-360o366-390i402-424o436-457i);~go_component: GO:0016021 - integral component of membrane [Evidence IEA];~go_function: GO:0022857 - transmembrane transporter activity [Evidence IEA];~go_process: GO:0055085 - transmembrane transport [Evidence IEA]) yields the protein MAVATNCSATERVETTMKHSHQGEIMKQDDTNSIEDGELWASSGVLNVVVSGLGLFSDGYNAQMIGYMEPLFSVFIRYKNTMSSNIKTRLSNSFLIGEIFGMLFFGALIDRVGRRTGVVATTLFLVLGIILSAAAHGTSELGIFWMMIVARGIAGFGAGGEYPVCATSATEAADETANLRKKRGFLVASTTDFAVDMGFVAAGIVALIVLACFHQDVKSGVWRVCFGLGFVIPVFMCFFRIRMINSKQYRKHAIKSRYPYWLVLRRYWKPILGTSLAWFCYDFVTYPFGLFTSTIISQLSPNNTTVENIGYGTVVNCFYLPGCLLGGLLMDKIGRKQNMTLGFVLWGIWGFILGGALRPIQSVFPLFVVMYGIFNALGEMGPGVSTFLCAAESFPTPLRGHFLGLAAAVGKAGASIGTEVFTPIQDSFSSTEKGQQAVFLIGSAFCMVGALIAWFLIPDMSRELETEDARFKAYLEENGYDISSYGEALCVEQKIDS from the exons ATGGCTGTTGCAACCAATTGCTCCGCGACCGAACGGGTTGAAACCACCATGAAGCATAGCCACCAGGGCGAGATAATGAAGCAAGATGACACCAATTCTATCGAAGATGGTGAGTTATGGGCCTCATCAGGTGTTTTGAACGTCGTCGTCTCGGGACTGGGACTCTTCAGTGATGGCTATAATGCTCAGATGA TCGGCTACATGGAGCCTTTGTTCTCTGTCTT CATTAGGTATAAAAATACCATGTCCTCAAACATCAAAACCAGACTATCCAATTCCTTTCTTATTGGAGAGATCTTTGGTatgctcttcttcggtgcTTTAATTGACCGAGTAGGAAGACGgacaggagtggtggctACTACCTTGTTCTTGGTGCTTGGTATCATCTTGTCTGCTGCAGCACACGGTACCTCGGAGTTGGG AATcttttggatgatgattgttgCTCGCGGTATCGCTGGCTTCGGAGCTGGTGGCGAGTATCCTGTCTGCGCAACCAGCGCAACTGAGGCGGCTGATGAGACCGCCAATCttcggaagaagagaggattTCTGGTCGCGTCAACCACAGATTTTGCTGTGGATATG GGCTTCGTGGCCGCCGGTATTGTGGCCCTCATTGTTCTCGCTTGCTTCCACCAGGATGTCAAAAGTGGGGTTTGGAGAGTCTGTTTTGGGCTTGGTTTTGTG ATCCCTGTTTTCATGTGTTTCTTTCGGATTCGCATGATCAATTCGAAGCAATATCGCAAGCACGCTATCAAGTCGCGATACCCATATTGGCTTGTCCTTCGGAGGTATTGGAAACCGATACTGGGAACCT CTCTCGCTTGGTTCTGCTACGACTTTGTCACGTATCCGTTTGGACTTTTCacttccaccatcatctctcAACTCAGCCCAAACAATACAACAGTGGAAAATATTGGTTACGGA ACGGTTGTTAATTGCTTCTATCTCCCAGGCTGCCTACTGGGAGGGCTCCTGATGGATAAAATTGGAAGGAAGCAGAACATGACTCTCGGCTTCGTGCTCTGGGGTATATGGGGCTTCATATTGGGCGGCGCTCTTCGCCCGATACAGTCAGTATTCCCGTTGTTCGTCGTTATGTACGGCATTTTCAACGCCCTGGGTGAGATGGGCCCCGGTGTGTCGACCTTTCTGTGCGCCGCAGAGTCATTCCCCACCCCTCTTCGTGGTCACTTCCTTGGTCTGGCCGCTGCAGTAGGAAAGGCGGGCGCATCAATCGGGACTGAAGTATTTACGCCCATTCAGGACTCGTTCTCATCTACCGAAAAAGGTCAACAAGCCGTCTTCCTGATAGGGTCGGCTTTCTGTATGGTTGGCGCGTTGATAGCGTGGTTCCTGATCCCGGATATGTCGCGAGAGCTGGAAACCGAGGATGCCAGGTTCAAGGCGTATTTGGAAGAGAACGGGTACGACATCAGCTCATATGGGGAGGCGCTCTGCGTGGAGCAAAAAATAGATAGTTAG
- a CDS encoding CTAG/PCC1 family protein (COG:S;~EggNog:ENOG410PRWM;~InterPro:IPR015419;~PFAM:PF09341): MASNGTPSEFPYTLTISLPLPTNRLASAALRTLEVDTELSPFVKRSFALTTPTKEQTADEEAKTVLETTYCATTNRMLRVSVNGFMENLAVVLGVMEELDVDVLDADDEK, from the exons ATGGCATCCAACGGAACCCCCTCCGAATTCCCCTACACCCT AAcaatctctctccctctccctacCAATCGCCTGGCGTCCGCCGCCCTGCGCACCCTCGAGGTTGACACCGAGCTCTCCCCCTTCGTGAAGCGCAGTTTCGCCCTGACAACGCCGACCAAAGAGCAAACCGCCGACGAAGAGGCCAAAACTGTGCTGGAGACGACCTACTGCGCGACGACGAATCGCATGCTGCGTGTCTCTGTGAATGGCTTTATGGAAAACCTGGCAGTGGTGCTTGGAGTGATGGAAGAACTGGACGTGGATGTTCTAgatgcggatgatgagaaatGA
- a CDS encoding phytanoyl-CoA dioxygenase family protein (COG:S;~EggNog:ENOG410PN6J;~InterPro:IPR008775;~PFAM:PF05721) codes for MDNSYYPLTEEQLQFYEEKGYLLIHGFFNVPETKVLQQWTQEVHDLPRTPDASYMPYEEVNAEGKRVLCRTENYANSHAGFDSFLRGERILSVLRQLATEDMILFKEKINYKLAGSGGFSPHIDANAYTHVKKIKHLTVLAAVDEMTSENGGLDVVDGSHLMEVPLGEDRCIEPGWVKSQTWTPCNLRPGDILVFGSYLAHKSGANTSSKDRRAIYATYNRLAEGDLHDQYYEDRRKLWPATHMRKEGERYEEGRMRYGYGSPMLTVEGQQPVLA; via the exons ATGGATAACAGCTATTACCCATTAACGGAGGAACAACTCCAGTTCTACGAGGAGAAAGGATACTTGCTCATTCATGGCTTCTTTAATGTTCCTGAGACCAAAGTCCTACAACAGTGGACTCAGGAAGTTCACGACCTCCCAAGGACCCCAGATGCCTCTTATATGCCCTATGAG GAAGTCAATGCCGAAGGCAAAAGGGTCCTCTGCCGCACAGAGAACTATGCCAATTCCCATGCTGGCTTCGATAGTTTTCTGCGTGGTGAGCGCATCTTGAGCGTTCTCCGTCAGCTCGCTACTGAGGACATGATTCttttcaaggagaagatcaactaCAAACTCGCTGGTAGTG GTGGCTTCTCTCCTCATATCGACGCCAATGCATACACCCACGTCAAGAAAATTAAGCACCTGACGgtgcttgctgctgttgacGAGATGACCTCAGAGAATGGTGGACTTGACGTGGTCGACGGCAGTCACCTTATGGAGGTACCGCTTGGAGAGGACCGTTGCATTGAGCCTGGCTGGGTCAAGAGCCAAACATGGACGCCTTGCAATCTACGACCAG GTGACATTCTCGTTTTTGGCTCCTACCTTGCCCACAAGAGTGGCGCCAACACCAGCTCCAAGGACCGACGCGCAATTTACGCCACATACAACCGCTTGGCTGAGGGTGACCTGCACGATCAGTATTATGAGGATCGCCGTAAGCTGTGGCCTGCCACGCACATgcggaaagagggagagaggtaTGAGGAGGGCAGAATGCGGTATGGCTACGGCTCCCCGATGCTGACGGTCGAGGGTCAACAGCCGGTACTCGCGTAG